Proteins from a genomic interval of Symmachiella macrocystis:
- a CDS encoding anthranilate synthase component II, which produces MIFILDNYDSFTYNLVQRLGEIDATLDIHVARNDKTSIEEIEALQPERIIISPGPCTPHEAGLSKAVVEHFAPRLPLLGVCLGHQCICEVFGWQVVRAERLMHGKVSQIYHDGQGVFSGLNNPFEATRYHSLIGDPTDAPEDIVVTAWTEDEDFPREIMGVRHREYPLHGVQFHPESFLTFEGSQLLRNFLDIPSKKQ; this is translated from the coding sequence ATGATATTCATTCTCGACAACTACGACTCGTTTACCTACAACCTCGTCCAACGGTTGGGGGAAATCGACGCGACGCTCGATATTCATGTCGCTCGCAACGATAAGACCTCCATCGAGGAAATCGAAGCGTTGCAGCCGGAGCGGATTATTATATCGCCCGGTCCTTGCACGCCGCACGAAGCGGGTCTGTCCAAGGCAGTGGTCGAACATTTCGCGCCTCGACTGCCGTTACTGGGGGTCTGCTTGGGGCATCAGTGCATTTGCGAGGTCTTTGGTTGGCAGGTCGTCCGTGCGGAGCGTTTGATGCACGGCAAAGTCTCGCAAATTTATCACGACGGCCAGGGGGTGTTTAGCGGTTTGAACAATCCCTTTGAGGCGACACGCTATCATAGCTTGATCGGCGATCCGACGGATGCTCCCGAGGATATCGTCGTAACGGCCTGGACTGAGGACGAAGATTTCCCTCGCGAAATCATGGGGGTGCGGCATCGGGAGTATCCGTTGCACGGCGTGCAATTTCATCCGGAGAGTTTTCTGACCTTTGAGGGATCGCAACTGTTGCGGAACTTCTTGGACATCCCCAGTAAAAAACAGTGA